One Brassica napus cultivar Da-Ae chromosome C2, Da-Ae, whole genome shotgun sequence DNA window includes the following coding sequences:
- the LOC125582293 gene encoding uncharacterized protein LOC125582293, producing the protein MKALITNIPKIWKLEDRVVGTELGHRMFQFVFEKEEDIDGVLKLQPFYFDYWMLSLARWQPKRSQNFPSEIPFWIRVLGIPSEFRTAPTYESIGDAIGRTVAVDVEQGRVQVVVDAFKELCFETTIDFKGGVFYEGEEALVSLRYEKLFGYCKLCSSLCHKDEKCPLEKKNTTKSPKRKREIHYKKT; encoded by the coding sequence ATGAAGGCGTTGATCACGAATATCCCAAAGATCTGGAAGTTGGAAGATCGTGTTGTCGGCACAGAACTGGGACATAGAATGTTTCAGTTCGTCTTTGAAAAGGAGGAAGACATTGATGGGGTCTTGAAGCTCCAACcgttttattttgattattggATGCTCTCTCTGGCAAGATGGCAACCAAAGAGGTCTCAAAACTTCCCGTCGGAGATACCGTTTTGGATTCGGGTTTTGGGCATTCCTTCGGAGTTTAGAACGGCTCCTACTTACGAAAGTATTGGGGATGCTATTGGAAGAACGGTGGCAGTTGATGTGGAACAGGGCCGAGTCCAAGTGGTGGTAGACGCATTCAAAGAGCTTTGCTTCGAAACCACAATAGATTTTAAGGGAGGGGTGTTTTATGAGGGGGAGGAAGCTCTGGTGTCTTTGCGGTACGAGAAGCTCTTTGGCTACTGCAAATTATGTTCCAGTCTTTGCCATAAAGATGAGAAATGCCCTTTGGAGAAGAAAAACACAACAAAGAGTCCAAAGAGAAAAAGGGagatacactacaagaaaacataa
- the LOC106373692 gene encoding uncharacterized protein LOC106373692, translating to MARVLGGDLRTLSEGGQDATMEDIGGKERPPGDPPDVPGSWVRKVVGSSEGGMPVPEEVVDERFVESKLSLEFPNGEDGEPVITIGEEVLTAMNSLWKRCMIVRVLGRNVPILSLRRKLIELWKPKGSMFVMDLPRHYFMVRFELEEEYMAALSGGPWRAFGSYLMVQAWSPKFDPLKDEIVTTPVWVRLSHIPVNFYHKTILMGIATGLGRPIKVDLTTLKFERARYARICVEVNLNKPLKGSVMVNGERYYVSYEGISAICSLCGMFGHLVHACPKNVTERALAPVPSPTMPHAGPESMGRETEFTQVRQERRKPEQSRTVGGSMRRQEERSVGGKENTGSLEDEGEKEELAEVGVRKEGNKENENTGNLNWEGLSRVHGKTMTFVANEKEENQASIRLGPKVRKASNMRSTQSQKPKSKLIGPTRGLVYGPITEGIDMSASGKRLRVEKESTADRVESSPELVT from the exons ATGGCTAGGGTTTTGGGAGGCGACCTTCGTACGTTGAGTGAGGGAGGACAGGACGCAACCATGGAGGACATCGGTGGGAAGGAGAGGCCGCCGGGGGATCCACCGGATGTTCCTGGGTCATGGGTGAGGAAAGTAGTAGGAAGCAGCGAAGGAGGGATGCCCGTACCAGAGGAAGTTGTTGATGAGAGATTTGTGGAGTCGAAATTGAGTTTGGAGTTCCCGAACGGGGAAGATGGAGAACCGGTGATAACAATAGGAGAGGAAGTGTTGACAGCAATGAATAGCTTGTGGAAGAGGTGCATGATTGTTAGGGTTTTGGGAAGAAACGTTCCAATTCTGAGCCTGAGACGTAAACTCATAGAATTATGGAAGCCTAAAGGGTCGATGTTTGTGATGGATCTCCCAAgacactattttatggtacgtTTTGAGTTAGAGGAAGAGTACATGGCTGCATTATCAGGAGGTCCATGGAGGGCGTTTGGTAGTTACCTTATGGTGCAAGCATGGTCTCCTAAGTTTGATCCGTTGAAGGATGAGATCGTTACGACGCCAGTTTGGGTTCGATTATCTCATATTCCAGTGAACTTTTACCATAAGACGATATTGATGGGCATAGCTACGGGGCTAGGACGACCAATCAAAGTGGACTTGACAACCTTGAAATTCGAGAGAGCTCGTTATGCGAGAATTTGTGTAGAGGTGAACTTGAATAAGCCTTTAAAGGGGTCAGTGATGGTAAATGGTGAGAGGTACTACGTCTCATATGAGGGAATCTCTGCTATTTGCTCATTGTGTGGTATGTTTGGACATCTTGTCCACGCATGTCCAAAGAATGTTACGGAGCGAGCTCTTGCCCCGGTGCCTAGTCCTACTATGCCGCATGCTGGGCCTGAATCCATGGGAAGGGAGACAGAGTTTACTCAGGTGAGACAGGAGAGGAGGAAGCCTGAGCAATCAAGAACTGTAGGGGGCTCGATGCGACGTCAGGAGGAGCGGAGTGTGGGGGGGAAGGAGAACACGGGAA GTTTGGAGGATGAGGGGGAGAAGGAGGAGCTTGCGGAGGTTGGTGTGAGAAAGgaaggaaataaagaaaatgagaacACCGGGAACCTAAACTGGGAAGGTCTGAGTAGGGTGCATGGGAAGACTATGACGTTTGTAGCAAATGAGAAGGAAGAGAATCAGGCCTCAATTCGATTGGGACCTAAAGTAAGGAAAGCAAGTAATATGAGAAGTACACAGTCCCAAAAGCCCAAATCAAAACTGATTGGGCCTACACGTGGACTGGTATACGGTCCAATTACAGAAGGGATCGACATGTCTGCTAGTGGAAAGAGACTGAGAGTAGAGAAAGAGAGTACGGCCGACCGGGTGGAGTCTTCACCGGAGTTAGTGACGTAG